From the Corythoichthys intestinalis isolate RoL2023-P3 chromosome 15, ASM3026506v1, whole genome shotgun sequence genome, one window contains:
- the LOC130930719 gene encoding delta-like protein 4, translating to MAVWFTSILAIVITCFTQVRGSGVFEIDLHHFDNSKGSLASGRSCGASGCRTFFTVCLKNFQTVVSPGACLFAKAITPVLGTDSFSMQPDTRLRLPLNFTWPGAFSLIIEAWHSSAEEPGDTTNPELLIGSFAIQRQVGIGNEWSQEVQSGTQTELRYSYRFICNDNYYGDTCSKICAARDDVFGHYTCKPDGQIACLPGWKGQYCQEPICLEGCNENNGNCTIPGECKCREGWQGVFCDVCKPHPSCKHGTCTEPWECACKEGWGGILCDQDLNYCTHHKPCANGATCMNTGQGSYTCACLPGFTGVNCDSDVRVCDRRPCRNGANCLETENGYRCECPLGFTGTHCEQRTLTCMDTPCLLGGKCKETANGHSYVCECPAGYTGLNCEKKLDKCTSLQCTNGGHCMVHGNLRVCNCRAGFTGLRCEININECARNPCANGSTCVDRINDYTCMCPPGYTGRHCDRLTDRCASWICLNGGTCTVGSEGQPSCLCPSHYSGPQCQSAHVPLSTDPNMGWESNEKLSWVAITLGVGLVAFLVLSCMFILVMKQLKKQRNQQQNSETMNNLTKSDFQKGNLISTLELKNTNKKMDMEVDCSSEKSNHKHINQFHMDYKAFTGYKDEQCLLDKDENCEKIDDKKHLSRMYSERPECKISTICSSRESLYQAVFVIAEEKQECILATEV from the exons ATGGCCGTTTGGTTCACATCTATTCTCGCAATAGTTATAACATGTTTTACTCAG GTTCGGGGATCAGGTGTGTTCGAGATCGATCTGCATCACTTTGATAATTCCAAAGGTTCGCTGGCCAGTGGAAGAAGCTGCGGCGCGAGCGGCTGCAGGACTTTTTTCACGGTTTGTCTGAAGAATTTCCAAACCGTGGTGTCTCCCGGAGCTTGTCTTTTTGCCAAGGCCATTACACCTGTTTTGGGCACCGACTCGTTCAGCATGCAGCCGGACACCAGGCTGCGGTTGCCGCTTAACTTCACTTGGCCG GGTGCCTTCTCACTGATTATTGAAGCTTGGCATTCGTCTGCTGAAGAACCTGGAG ATACCACCAACCCTGAATTGTTGATTGGCTCTTTTGCCATCCAAAGACAGGTGGGAATAGGGAATGAGTGGTCCCAGGAAGTGCAGAGCGGGACGCAGACGGAGCTAAGGTACTCATACCGCTTCATCTGCAATGACAATTACTACGGGGACACTTGTTCCAAAATATGCGCTGCCAGAGACGACGTTTTTGGCCACTACACCTGCAAGCCTGACGGGCAAATAGCGTGTCTGCCAGGATGGAAGGGACAATACTGCCAAGAAC cgATCTGTCTTGAAGGCTGCaatgaaaataatggaaacTGTACAATACCTGGAGAATGCAA ATGCAGAGAAGGCTGGCAGGGTGTCTTCTGTGATGTGTGTAAACCGCATCCATCATGTAAACACGGTACATGCACGGAGCCGTGGGAGTGTGCCTGCAAGGAAGGCTGGGGCGGAATACTTTGCGACCAAG ATCTGAACTACTGCACACACCACAAGCCATGCGCCAACGGGGCCACGTGCATGAACACGGGCCAAGGCAGCTACACCTGCGCCTGCTTGCCGGGCTTTACGGGGGTCAACTGCGACTCGGATGTCAGGGTGTGTGACAGACGGCCCTGTCGCAACGGAGCCAACTGCTTA GAGACGGAGAATGGATATAGGTGTGAATGTCCACTAGGCTTTACCGGGACACACTGTGAACAACGGACGCTGACGTGCATGGATACGCCCTGCTTACTTGGCGGCAAGTGTAAAGAGACGGCGAACGGTCATAGCTACGTGTGCGAGTGTCCAGCGGGCTACACTGGACTCAACTGTGAGAAGAAATTGGATAAATGCACTTCCCTACAATGCACTAATG GTGGCCATTGCATGGTGCACGGCAACCTGCGTGTGTGCAATTGCCGCGCCGGCTTCACAGGCCTGCGTTGTGAGATCAACATCAACGAGTGCGCCAGAAATCCCTGCGCTAACGGCTCTACCTGCGTAGACCGCATCAACGACTACACTTGTATGTGCCCCCCCGGCTATACCGGACGACACTGCGATAGGCTGACAGATCGCTGCGCCTCCTGGATCTGCCTCAACGGTGGCACCTGCACTGTCGGCAGCGAAGGTCAGCCGTCCTGCCTCTGCCCCTCCCATTACAGCGGTCCACAGTGCCAGTCCGCCCACGTGCCTTTGTCTACCGACCCCAATATGGGCTGGGAGTCCAACGAGAAGCTCAGCTGGGTGGCCATCACCTTGGGCGTCGGCCTTGTGGCGTTTCTTGTGCTCTcctgcatgttcattttggtcatGAAGCAGTTGAAGAAGCAGagaaaccagcagcagaactCTGAGACCATGAACAACCTCACCAAAAGTGATTTCCAGAAAGGCAACCTTATATCCACATTAGAGCTCAAGAACAccaacaaaaaaatggacatggaGGTGGATTGCTCCAGTGAGAAATCCAACCACAAACACATCAACCAATTCCACATGGACTATAAAGCCTTCACGGGGTACAAAGATGAACAATGCCTCCTAGATAAAGATGAAAACTGTGAAAAGATAGACGACAAAAAGCATCTGAGTAGAATGTACAG TGAAAGGCCAGAATGCAAAATATCAACAATATGTTCTTCCAGAGAGTCCTTGTACCAGGCTGTCTTTGTGATAGCAGAAGAAAAACAGGAATGCATTCTTGCTACTGAG